One genomic segment of Naumovozyma castellii chromosome 9, complete genome includes these proteins:
- the NPC2 gene encoding sterol transporter (ancestral locus Anc_3.143), giving the protein MQLTYIFVTILTLYTTLSRANILPGPPATDRRPIHGDSPLYQCDIYERQILNIENVDLSPNPPKRNSKLNITASGEAFKEIKKGAYIDIVVRLGYIKLLTQTFDLCDMLEDEDVEGLRCPVQPGKYNLAKSVDIPAEVPPGRYIFSARAYTVDDELITCITGEVLFPATY; this is encoded by the coding sequence ATGCAGCTAACTTACATATTTGTTACCATTTTGACCCTTTACACAACTCTCTCCAGAGCTAATATACTACCAGGACCACCTGCTACTGACAGGAGACCCATCCACGGTGATTCACCCCTATATCAATGTGATATATACGAAAGACAAATACTcaacattgaaaatgtaGATTTGAGCCCAAATCCACCGAAGAGAAACtccaaattgaatatcaCAGCTTCAGGGGAGgcatttaaagaaattaaaaaggGTGCATATATTGATATTGTAGTACGTTTGGGTTATATAAAGTTGTTAACACAAACATTTGATCTTTGTGATATGTTGGAAGACGAAGATGTGGAAGGTCTACGTTGTCCCGTCCAACCAGGCAAATATAATTTAGCAAAGAGTGTGGATATCCCTGCTGAGGTACCTCCTGGAAGGTACATCTTTTCCGCTAGAGCATACACtgtggatgatgaattgattaCCTGCATCACTGGTGAAGTTCTCTTCCCGGCAACATATTGA
- the MRPL25 gene encoding mitochondrial 54S ribosomal protein mL59 MRPL25 (ancestral locus Anc_3.137), translating to MLPSQGRTKKLFFEDKYENKKFMKGVLLPKGHKYELQLVAKKVKMAKGIKDADKTILNVKGKKYAARLERKSKENQRNWV from the coding sequence ATGTTGCCATCGCAGGGTCGTACGAAGAAACTgttctttgaagataaatATGAGAATAAGAAGTTCATGAAGGGTGTACTGTTGCCCAAGGGTCATAAATATGAGTTGCAGTTGGTGGCCAAGAAGGTTAAGATGGCTAAGGGTATAAAGGACGCTGATAAGACGATTCTAAATGTGAAGGGTAAGAAATATGCTGCGAGACTGGAAAGAAAGAGCAAAGAGAACCAAAGAAACTGGGTTTAA
- the MRP10 gene encoding mitochondrial 37S ribosomal protein mS37 (ancestral locus Anc_3.145) — MSGKAPIYKLPPLPRLRVKKPVIRQEANKCLVLMSNLLQCWSSNGHMNPACETLATELKACTKENAMGKSRTEQKSNINYHAARLYGRINGKPHD, encoded by the coding sequence ATGTCCGGGAAGGCACCCATATATAAACTACCTCCGTTACCACGTCTAAGAGTGAAAAAACCAGTAATAAGGCAGGAAGCAAACAAATGTCTAGTATTAATGTCTAATCTATTACAATGTTGGTCTTCAAATGGTCATATGAACCCTGCATGTGAGACCCTGGCCACGGAATTGAAAGCATGTACTAAGGAGAATGCTATGGGGAAGAGTAGAACGGAACAAAAAAGTAATATTAATTACCATGCTGCAAGATTGTATGGTAGGATAAATGGGAAACCTCACGATTAA
- the SIT4 gene encoding type 2A-related serine/threonine-protein phosphatase SIT4 (ancestral locus Anc_3.142) — protein MAVRGPDEWLETIKKCQALTENEMKQLCEMVKELLMEESNIQPVQTPVTVCGDIHGQFHDLLELFRTSGGFPDEINYIFLGDYVDRGYYSLETFTLLMCLKVKYPSKITLVRGNHESRQITQVYGFYEECLNKYGSTTVWKYCCQVFDFLTLAAIIDGKILCVHGGLSPEIRMLDQIRVLSRAQEVPHEGGFSDLLWSDPDNVEAWQVSPRGAGWLFGSKVAREFNHVNGLNLIARAHQLVMEGFKYHFPQKDVVTVWSAPNYCYRCGNVASVMKVDEELEPTFKIFSAVPDDYIQEAAVSHNNQRAGYFL, from the coding sequence ATGGCAGTGAGAGGACCGGACGAATGGTTAGAAACCATAAAGAAATGTCAGGCTTTGACCGAGAACGAGATGAAACAGCTGTGTGAGATGGTGAAGGAGCTGTTGATGGAAGAGAGTAATATTCAACCCGTGCAGACTCCAGTGACTGTTTGCGGTGATATTCATGGACAATTTCATGATTTGCTGGAACTATTTAGAACTTCCGGTGGGTTTCCCGATGAGATTAATTATATCTTTTTGGGGGATTACGTTGATAGAGGGTATTACAGTTTGGAGACTTTCACGTTATTGATGTGTTTGAAAGTCAAATATCCATCCAAGATTACCTTGGTGAGAGGGAACCATGAATCGAGACAAATTACACAAGTGTATGGGTTCTATGAGGAATGTTTGAACAAATACGGGTCCACCACAGTATGGAAATATTGTTGTCAAGTTTTCGATTTTTTAACTTTGGCTGCTATAATTGATGGGAAAATATTATGTGTTCACGGTGGGTTATCTCCAGAAATTAGAATGCTGGATCAAATCAGAGTTTTATCAAGGGCTCAAGAAGTGCCTCATGAAGGTGGGTTTTCAGATCTGTTGTGGAGTGATCCAGATAATGTGGAAGCATGGCAAGTATCCCCTCGTGGTGCAGGTTGGTTATTTGGTAGTAAAGTTGCCAGGGAATTTAATCATGTTAACGGGTTGAACTTAATAGCAAGAGCACATCAATTGGTCATGGAGGGTTTCAAATACCATTTCCCTCAAAAGGACGTGGTGACCGTGTGGTCCGCTCCCAATTACTGTTATAGATGTGGGAACGTTGCTAGTGTAATGAAAGtggatgaagaattggaaccCACATTTAAGATATTCTCTGCAGTACCGGATGATTATATTCAAGAAGCTGCTGTGAGTCATAACAATCAAAGAGCAGGTTATTTCTTATGA